Proteins from one Desulfocurvus vexinensis DSM 17965 genomic window:
- a CDS encoding class I SAM-dependent methyltransferase produces the protein MPPQARIRFTAKALLRRLLPPAALRALDLVRPGRTNAGEARPRALAAELLDLAARQGRAPAATSLLLLGCGRYALEGVHLLGAGFARVVLADPQLAPADHPGHQRRLRAECQRAGLPWAEAQARLTLLRGSIETLPVPRPDGRVDLIYSGSVLEHVADPRAVFLALRAWLRPGGAMAHCVDLTSHERDHNPFIMLTFPEWLWQRALSPRAPCLLNRWRVADYEQALAGAGFGGWRTEIHATDPAALAAIRPLLAPPYRHLPASALEATCVTFHAAPGSATEHPSRRSP, from the coding sequence ATGCCCCCCCAGGCCCGGATACGCTTCACAGCCAAGGCGCTGCTGCGGCGGCTTCTGCCGCCTGCGGCCCTGCGCGCCCTGGACCTCGTGCGCCCCGGGCGGACCAACGCGGGCGAGGCCCGGCCCCGGGCCCTGGCGGCGGAGCTGCTCGACCTGGCCGCGCGCCAGGGCCGCGCGCCCGCCGCAACGAGCCTGCTGCTTTTGGGCTGCGGGCGCTACGCCCTGGAGGGCGTGCACCTGCTGGGGGCCGGGTTCGCCCGGGTCGTGCTGGCCGACCCGCAGCTCGCACCGGCCGATCACCCCGGCCACCAGCGCCGCCTGCGGGCCGAATGCCAGCGCGCGGGCCTGCCCTGGGCCGAGGCCCAGGCACGCCTGACCCTGCTGCGCGGCAGCATCGAAACCCTGCCCGTCCCGCGCCCCGATGGCCGGGTGGACCTGATCTACAGCGGCTCCGTGCTGGAGCATGTGGCCGATCCGCGCGCCGTGTTCCTGGCCTTGCGGGCCTGGCTGCGCCCCGGCGGAGCCATGGCCCACTGCGTGGACCTCACCAGCCACGAGCGCGACCACAACCCGTTCATCATGCTGACTTTTCCCGAGTGGCTGTGGCAACGCGCCCTGTCGCCGCGCGCGCCCTGCCTGCTCAACCGCTGGCGCGTGGCCGACTACGAACAGGCCCTGGCCGGGGCCGGATTCGGCGGCTGGCGCACGGAAATCCACGCCACGGACCCGGCGGCCCTGGCGGCCATCCGCCCGCTGCTGGCCCCGCCCTACAGGCACCTGCCCGCGTCCGCCCTGGAGGCCACCTGCGTGACCTTCCACGCCGCCCCGGGTTCCGCAACCGAGCATCCTTCCAGGAGAAGCCCATGA